The genomic region CAAAATCTAAATCTTGCCTGTGTATAGTTAATAAATCACTTCGATCATATGTTTCATTCACTAATAGTCTCATTGCTTGAGTTCTTATTGTTTTCTCAATAACATTTCTTACATAGCGGCCGTTACTAAATGACCTCGGATTATTCTGTAATAACTCTCTTAAATGATTTTTCAATGCAAATTCAGCATCTAGCGAGAATTGATATTCCTTTTCTGATAGCATACGCTTCGATATTTCCATAAGTTGTTCTACTGAATAATCAGGGAAATCTAGTACGATTGGGAACCTTGATTTTAATCCTGGATTAAGTGATAGAAAATGCTCCATCTCACGTGAATAACCCGCTAGTATTAATACAAAGTCATGTTGTTTATCTTCCATATGTTTAACTAACGTATCAATTGCTTCTTTTCCAAAGTCTTTCTCTCCACCTCTTGCCAACGAGTAAGCCTCGTCTACAAATAGTATACCACCCATTGCCTTTTTAACTAGGTCACGGGTCTTTTGAGCAGTATGCCCAATATATTCACCTACTAAGTCTGCTCGTTCCGCTTCAATTAAATGGCCCTTTGATAATACATTCATGTGAAAGAATAGCTTCCCTAATAATCTTGCAACAGTTGTTTTACCTGTGCCTGGATTTCCTTTAAAAAGCATATGCAACACTTGTTTGCCAGCTTTAAGCCCTTGTTCTTCACGCTTCTTATTAATATATAACCACGCATAAATTTCCTTAACCATTTTTTTCATTTCTTCCAGGCCAATCAAATTTGCCATTTCATCTTCTATGTTTTTAAGTTCCGTATGTTTTGTAGGCACCTGAAAGGGAGTAGGTGCTTCACGTTCCATTTTATTTACATTACCTCGTGTTTTTTGGTCATGAAGGATAATGTTAATTTGACCGTTATTTTTGAATTTAATGGGTTGATCCAAGGACTTTCACCTCTCATTTCCTTATATTATACGTCGCAAGTTTAAAAAATGTGACAAAAGCCTATTTTTATGGAAAAGTTTATTATGCATAGATGGAAAATCTCCATCTTATTTATAATAATACAGTAGATACTAAAATCAGTTTTACGATTACACTGAAGGACTAAACAAATGATTTAGATGGCTTAATATATGTATCAAAAAAGAAGAAATATATATTTTTCGATAAGAAATACTCCACTTGTGTATGTAATTGTCATTTCTTGCGGTTTCCCAAGAAATAAAAGGAAGATTCATCAGATATGTTTGCTTTTTTATCTTTACTCAGGGATAGAATATACAGTTTATGTACCTCGATATCTTATACAATCACAAGAAAAAGAAAAAACCTCGTCAAGGACGAGGTTACATTAGGTAATTTTTTGGTTGTTAAGACTTAACTTGCAAACAAATCGTTTATTGTTGATCTAATTCAAGGTGTACATTCTTTTGTGGAACAAACGTTGAAATTGCATGCTTATAAATTAATTGTTGTTTCCCATCGGATTCTAATAAAACTGTAAAGTTATCAAAACCTTTAATTAACCCTCTTAGCTGGAATCCATTAAGTAAATACACGGTTACAAAGGAATTATCCTTGCGTAATTGATTTAAGAATTGATCTTGAATATTAATTGGTTGCTTCATAGTAAGTCCTCCTCATTTCTCTATACTGTTTATTTCGATTTTTATTGTTGCTTTCCTGCTATATATTGAATAATTTCTTTTAACTTTTTCTCATAATCGAGATCTGTCATATCAAACCACGTTACATCTATTTTATTTCTAAACCAAGTTAATTGACGTTTGGCATATCTTCTCGAATTTCTCTTTAATACATCTATTGC from Bacillus sp. BGMRC 2118 harbors:
- the hfq gene encoding RNA chaperone Hfq gives rise to the protein MKQPINIQDQFLNQLRKDNSFVTVYLLNGFQLRGLIKGFDNFTVLLESDGKQQLIYKHAISTFVPQKNVHLELDQQ
- the spoVK gene encoding stage V sporulation protein K encodes the protein MDQPIKFKNNGQINIILHDQKTRGNVNKMEREAPTPFQVPTKHTELKNIEDEMANLIGLEEMKKMVKEIYAWLYINKKREEQGLKAGKQVLHMLFKGNPGTGKTTVARLLGKLFFHMNVLSKGHLIEAERADLVGEYIGHTAQKTRDLVKKAMGGILFVDEAYSLARGGEKDFGKEAIDTLVKHMEDKQHDFVLILAGYSREMEHFLSLNPGLKSRFPIVLDFPDYSVEQLMEISKRMLSEKEYQFSLDAEFALKNHLRELLQNNPRSFSNGRYVRNVIEKTIRTQAMRLLVNETYDRSDLLTIHRQDLDFDV